GACGACGGTCGTCAAACCCGACAACACCGTGCTCGTCCACGACAGCGACGGCTACCAGCCCGTCGCGTGGCTGACCCGGGCCGACAGCGTCTCGAGCGACCGCTCGGACGGCTTCACGCTCGTCGCGAAGAAGGACGCCCAGACGCTGCGCATCGCGGCCCACGAGCAGGACGGCTTCGCCCATTACCCGGTCTCGGCGGCGGGGCCGCGGATCGGCACCTGTCCGGACTGTTCGGGCGCGCTCGTACGCTCGCGGGGCGTCCACTGCATCGACTGCGGCGCGCGCTACGGCGTGCCGTCGGACGCGACGATCCGGAACGATGGGCACAACTGCGACTGCGGCCTCCCGCGGATGCGCGTCGAGCGCGGCCTCGCCTTCAACGTCTGTCTCGATCGCGACTGCGAGTCGCTGGACGAGGCCGTCTCGGAGGCGTTCGACCGCGAGTGGAACTGCCCCGAACCCGGCTGCGACGGCGACCTCCGCATCCTCCGGCGGGGCGGGCTCATCGCCGGCTGCGAGCACTATCCCGACTGCGATACCGGCTTCGCGATGCCGACCGGCGTCGTCGACGGCGAGTGCGCCTGCGGGCTCCCGACCTTCGAGACGCAAAGCGGCACCCGGTGTCTCGACGCGACCTGCGACCGGGTGCAGGCGCGGGCGCTCGAAGGCGAGGGCGATCCCGAAGCCGTCAGCGACGATTGAGGCGGTGGCCCACGACGGCGCGGGATCCGCAGTCACTTAGTGCCCCACGGCCAAGCCACGCGTATGTCACTCGAGGGGCGGTTCGACGCCGAGGCGGGCCTCGTCTACGTCGGCGGCGACGCGCGACAGCGCTACCACGACTCCCGGGGGTACGGCTATCCGATCTCGAGCAACGAAATCGCGCTCTCGCCGGTCGAGGCGGCCCACCTGCTC
The DNA window shown above is from Halopiger xanaduensis SH-6 and carries:
- a CDS encoding endonuclease NucS domain-containing protein, with the translated sequence MIDDAIRVLAGDCTVITEGTEREEYRGRMTTVVKPDNTVLVHDSDGYQPVAWLTRADSVSSDRSDGFTLVAKKDAQTLRIAAHEQDGFAHYPVSAAGPRIGTCPDCSGALVRSRGVHCIDCGARYGVPSDATIRNDGHNCDCGLPRMRVERGLAFNVCLDRDCESLDEAVSEAFDREWNCPEPGCDGDLRILRRGGLIAGCEHYPDCDTGFAMPTGVVDGECACGLPTFETQSGTRCLDATCDRVQARALEGEGDPEAVSDD